The Musa acuminata AAA Group cultivar baxijiao chromosome BXJ1-3, Cavendish_Baxijiao_AAA, whole genome shotgun sequence genome window below encodes:
- the LOC103977876 gene encoding uncharacterized protein LOC103977876 — MLSIDNPSDPSCSSNLSALNSHEGASEKLDSQEAKAVVLQDNPTSNFSIRDYVLASRNKGIESSWPFPQQFLQLCVKHGSKPILPPFEPPHLVRTQCVSKPAEPQPVACSEPDSILADDVLLEPLCVSPFGRKPASVRSKLHLPLKEIIPNSSDPAVSSEVGNTTVNERTKLDELIHLDAKNTLTVRTHHPTEETTNRISEDTVLVAESGSASEIPSELCAPEPSQNSDKLCKPLEKKCRLKIKLGAISKTSQVDNIASYIKVSDPMASKVCPVCKIFSSTSNTTLNAHMDQCLFVESNTKNILGELPKFKVKQRKKRLMVDIYTTAPCCTLEDLDRRNGTNWAVELALLAAPTTDVGNGTKRAKLSTMESIDDGNESAVYVDSSGMKVRILSKFHDAPLENNLKLRKDARDVKALKSVLNGKKKNFKSKYSKSMEVKTQKSKMSFKFIATPEGDHRSADQQHSETQTYKSYSENQVKNTAATSRQWVHTIQPDLEKGLINKGRNISLERTVSVNRTILAENSQSDPCNSSAVDCHQNNFSRSSEVDTGSPKMKRIDCLYNDFDRMNDVKIKSSEPLASSSRHSSKGTKALLKLSKSVDNCQSLKTKSVEDDSSVQTKYNKFSNLAMRPLECSPSMLNEATVTSKKNILVKRSYFHLEGRRGEAIQRPSMFLKFRKHRSILRTGKRGPSYLPPMNGVHGPTRSFGLNITRKNRTLCTRQSGLSSKFIRSESKVMNQGSPSQSNIPEYEKQESPDTLEEQKHNRLNVLALRPGCHDPQIEDSDMQIEVPDSEAAEKVVADDFVNADSLTFSTQSYSCPCADDVQSISGNEVHVVQHFKQRSDQQETVCDDVSCNEIDHQDIQIVEAADRGVEDSCAVQPTDCQAEITSVQDSSGCLSTHRDVELEVPRKSPSVTSFVVTADHDLSGDSGPSGSPLSTGSTISLTSSEDSRLKDSAEEPSLRAIAVQDRLCLASQTAGSIRAAEQRMSSGRNEELKEDLPSKVPGVGQPFCCSCWESISKDSQLSRQNGTSRKSKASQISNLFIGPSISSSFGTYPNWRTVLPANPGLESSDLSISMNNSLDSAAKYPTCIDLGSPSPSPQSQNKSTSNPVLRLMGKNLTVVTSEQLVQPQITALDFTPNMNSVSPGFSSTNNLLKKEGSAQHYDQLWFGSPTIGQALSTGDHQMLPHLSIVEMGGIARSPFYSWTTKTDQQTWQAKPTERPNFSQSLMDARIVTDDPHFGQENELKGLVAGTANSLLLASGPSPSLQRSFSYFSSESQTRNISGGPGSLFPNCLHQKDDASLLNQRINSEGQGHLLLGPSIFQSPTAGQMAPTMYYPPLLR; from the exons ATGTTATCGATTGATAACCCTTCAGATCCTTCATGTTCCTCCAATCTTTCAGCACTGAACTCTCATGAGGGGGCTTCTGAAAAGCTTGACAGCCAGGAGGCAAAAGCAGTAGTCCTCCAAGATAATCCAACCTCCAATTTCTCTATTAG AGATTATGTTCTTGCATCAAGGAACAAGGGCATCGAGTCAAGTTGGCCCTTTCCGCAGCAGTTCCTGCAACTCTGCGTGAAACATGGTTCCAAACCTATATTGCCACCTTTCGAACCTCCTCATTTGGTGAGAACCCAGTGCGTAAGCAAGCCGGCAGAACCTCAGCCAGTTGCATGCTCAGAACCTGACAGTATCTTAGCAGATGATGTTTTGCTTGAGCCTTTATGTGTTAGTCCCTTCGGTAGGAAGCCTGCTAGTGTCAGATCAAAGTTACACTTGCCACTAAAGGAGATCATTCCAAACTCTTCAGACCCAGCAGTATCATCTGAGGTTGGGAACACTACAGTGAATGAAAGAACAAAATTGGATGAACTGATCCATCTTGATGCAAAAAACACCTTGACGGTGAGAACTCATCATCCAACTGAAGAAACTACTAACAGGATTTCTGAAGATACTGTCCTGGTGGCAGAAAGTGGAAGTGCTTCTGAAATACCATCGGAATTATGTGCTCCTGAACCTAGCCAAAATTCTGACAAGTTATGCAAGCCTTTGGAAAAGAAGTGCAGGTTGAAAATTAAATTGGGTGCCATTTCGAAGACCAGCCAGGTGGACAACATAGCATCTTATATCAAAGTTTCAGATCCTATGGCTTCAAAAGTTTGCCCAGTTTGTAAGATATTTTCTTCTACTTCCAACACCACTTTGAATGCTCACATGGATCAGTGTCTCTTCGTGGAGTCTAATACAAAAAATATTTTGGGTGAACTCCCAAAATTTAAAgtcaaacaaaggaagaagaggttgATGGTAGATATTTACACGACAGCTCCCTGTTGCACTCTCGAAGACCTTGATAGGAGGAATGGTACAAACTGGGCAGTGGAACTCGCTTTGCTGGCTGCACCAACTACTGATGTTGGTAATGGGACCAAGAGAGCCAAGTTGTCAACAATGGAATCTATAGATGACGGGAATGAATCTGCAGTTTATGTTGATTCAAGTGGCATGAAAGTAAGGATTCTATCGAAGTTTCATGATGCACCATTGGAGAACAACCTTAAGTTGAGGAAGGATGCAAGAGACGTGAAGGCACTCAAAAGTGTTTTGAATGGGAAGAAAAAGAATTTCAAATCAAAATACTCCAAGAGTATGGAAGTGAAGACACAGAAAAGTAAAATGTCATTCAAG TTTATAGCCACACCTGAAGGAGATCATAGGTCAGCCGATCAACAGCATAGTGAAACTCAGACATATAAATCATACTCAGAAAACCAAGTCAAGAACACTGCTGCAACTTCAAGGCAATGGGTGCACACTATACAGCCAGATCTTGAAAAAGGTCTCATCAATAAAGGCAGGAATATCAGCTTGGAGAGGACTGTCTCTGTAAATAGGACCATACTTGCAGAGAATAGCCAATCAGATCCGTGCAACTCTTCTGCTGTAGATTGTCACCAGAATAATTTCTCTAGGTCATCTGAAGTCGATACTGGTTCCCCAAAAATGAAGAGAATTGATTGCCTGTATAATGACTTCGACCGCATGAATGATGTGAAGATTAAGTCTTCAGAACCACTTGCTTCCAGTTCCAGACATTCCTCAAAAGGTACCAAAGCTCTCCTCAAATTGTCAAAGTCAGTTGATAATTGCCAATCTCTGAAAACCAAGTCAGTGGAGGATGACTCGAGCGTGCAAACTAAGTACAATAAGTTTTCTAATTTGGCAATGAGACCACTGGAATGCTCCCCTTCCATGTTGAATGAAGCTACTGTCACTTCAAAGAAGAACATTTTAGTAAAGAGATCATACTTCCATTTGGAAGGAAGGAGAGGTGAAGCAATTCAGAGACCCTCTATGTTCCTCAAGTTTCGTAAGCACAGATCCATTTTGAGAACTGGTAAGAGAGGACCATCATATTTGCCACCCATGAATGGAGTGCATGGACCTACCAGAAGTTTTGGTCTTAATATTACAAGGAAAAACAGAACATTATGCACTCGTCAGTCTGGTCTGTCAAGTAAGTTCATAAGGTCTGAATCAAAAGTCATGAACCAAGGGTCTCCAAGCCAAAGCAATATCCCAGAATATGAGAAACAGGAATCCCCAGACACGTTGGAAGAGCAGAAACACAATAGATTGAATGTGCTGGCACTGAGACCTGGATGCCATGATCCTCAAATTGAAGATTCAGATATGCAAATAGAAGTTCCAGATTCTGAAGCTGCAGAAAAAGTTGTTGCTGATGACTTTGTGAACGCAGATAGCCTAACTTTCAGCACCCAATCATACTCTTGCCCATGTGCAGATGATGTACAGTCTATTTCTGGAAATGAAGTCCATGTAGTACAACACTTTAAACAAAGATCTGATCAGCAAGAAACCGTTTGCGATGATGTATCTTGTAATGAAATTGACCACCAAGATATTCAAATAGTTGAAGCTGCAGATAGAGGTGTGGAAGACTCTTGTGCGGTTCAACCTACAGATTGTCAGGCTGAAATCACGTCCGTTCAAGATTCTAGCGGTTGTTTAAGTACTCACCGGGATGTGGAGCTTGAAGTACCTCGTAAAAGCCCATCAGTAACCTCATTCGTAGTGACAGCAGATCATGATTTGTCTGGTGACAGTGGACCATCTGGATCACCACTTTCTACTGGATCAACCATATCCCTAACATCTTCAGAAGACTCCAGACTTAAAGACTCAGCGGAAGAACCCTCACTGAGAGCCATTGCTGTTCAAGATAGATTGTGCTTAGCCTCACAAACTGCTGGAAGCATCAGAGCAGCTGAACAAAGAATGTCTAGTGGGAGGAATGAAGAGCTTAAGGAAGATCTTCCATCAAAAGTACCTGGGGTTGGACAGCCTTTCTGCTGTTCATGTTGGGAGAGCATCTCAAAAGATTCACAATTATCGAGGCAAAATGGAACTTCCAGGAAATCCAAGGCAAGTCAGATCTCCAATCTGTTCATCGGACCAAGTATCTCTTCCTCTTTTGGTACATATCCAAATTGGAGAACTGTTCTTCCAGCCAACCCCGGATTGGAATCATCTGATCTGTCCATTTCCATGAACAATTCACTGGATTCTGCTGCAAAGTATCCAACCTGCATTGATTTAGGTTCTCCAAGCCCATCACCTCAGTCTCAGAACAAGTCCACTTCCAATCCTGTACTGCGGTTGATGGGTAAAAACCTAACGGTTGTGACCAGTGAGCAGCTTGTGCAACCTCAAATTACTGCTTTAGACTTTACACCGAATATGAATTCTGTGTCTCCTGGATTTTCTTCGACCAACAACCTCTTGAAGAAAGAGGGTTCTGCACAGCACTATGATCAGCTATGGTTCGGGTCTCCCACCATTGGCCAAGCTCTATCAACTGGTGATCACCAAATGCTTCCACATTTGTCTATTGTGGAAATGGGCGGTATTGCAAGGTCCCCATTTTATAGTTGGACAACAAAAACAGACCAACAGACTTGGCAGGCGAAACCTACTGAAAGGCCAAACTTCTCTCAATCTTTAATGGATGCAAGAATTGTCACTGATGACCCTCACTTCGGACAGGAGAATGAACTCAAAGGCTTGGTTGCAGGTACAGCAAACTCTTTACTGCTTGCATCTGGTCCAAGTCCTTCGCTTCAGAGATCGTTCTCTTACTTTTCATCAGAAAGCCAAACTAGGAATATCTCAGGAGGACCAGGGTCCTTGTTCCCTAATTGTTTGCACCAAAAGGATGATGCCAGTCTCTTGAATCAAAGAATCAATTCAGAAGGTCA